Proteins from a genomic interval of Scomber scombrus chromosome 11, fScoSco1.1, whole genome shotgun sequence:
- the LOC133990978 gene encoding apolipoprotein D-like, translated as MNAIQVISLTLLSLLAANAQVIMPGRCPKPAVQENFDAARYLGTWYDIQRLPHTFQRGECSTATYSLLSPGVVGVLNNELLADGTTNSISGSATAKDPSEPAKLLVSFFENSPPAPYWVLSTDYDSYSLVYSCTDLGVLHVEFAWIMSREPTLPEETLEELQSTLSSIGVRVDKLITTNQDTDYCSAMNQ; from the exons ATGAATGCCATCCAGGTGATTTCCCTGACCCTGCTGTCCCTTCTGGCGGCGAACGCTCAGGTCATCATGCCAGGAAGATGCCCCAAGCCTGCTGTTCAGGAGAACTTTGATGCTGCAAGG TATCTTGGCACCTGGTACGATATCCAGAGACTGCCACATACCTTCCAGAGGGGTGAGTGCAGCACTGCCACTTACAGCCTGTTGAGCCCTGGAGTTGTCGGTGTCCTCAATAACGAGCTGCT TGCTGATGGCACCACAAACTCCATCAGTGGCTCTGCAACGGCTAAAGACCCCTCTGAGCCCGCCAAGCTGCTGGTCTCCTTCTTTGAGA ACTCTCCCCCTGCCCCTTATTGGGTTCTGTCCACTGACTACGACAGCTACTCTCTGGTCTATAGCTGCACCGACCTCGGTGTGCTCCATGTGGAGTTCGCCTGGATCATGAGCAGGGAGCCCACTCTTCCTGAGGAGACCCTCGAGGAGCTGCAGAGCACCCTGTCCTCCATCGGAGTCAGAGTGGACAAGTTGATCACCACCAACCAGGACACAGATTATTGCAGTGCCATGAACCAGTAA